DNA from Salinispora arenicola:
ACGGCGGTCGCCGGCACCATGAGGGCGGCGAAGCGCCGCCACCGGGTACGACCCGGGTTGTCGATTCGATCCTGCACGGTGCCCTCCTCAGCGGGGTTTGCGGCCCGGTGGCCGGTGACGGCCCGGCCGGGCTTGCCCAGACCGCACAATCTGTTACCGGCGGGTAACTAGCGTCCAGTGATGGTGCACCGATGAGCTCTGAGTCACAACCCCTTGACCATTCGTGGCGAAACATCCATACATAACGATCAAATAACTGTGGATCTTCGACTGTTAGCCGTAGGGGGCGGGGGTGAGCCACGAGCTCACCCCCGCCCCCTACCGCAACCGATCGGCCGGGCAACACCCTCAGCTCGGCTACTCATCCGCCTTGGTCGAAGCCGGATCGGCGGCCGCCGCCGAAGGGGCAGAGTGCCGACCGGTGGCACCGTTGCCCTGGATGACCAGCCGGAGCCCTACGACGAGAGCGATCAGGCCAAGGATCGCGGCAGCGATCGGCCCCCAGAGACTGGCCAGACCGATCTTGAGACGGTTCGACTTGACGGTATCGACGCTGCTGGTGACCGTCTCGTCCGTGTAGTTGAAGTCGGCGTCGAGCAGGACGGTGACCGGCCCGGCCTCCGGACGCAGTTCCTTACGCTGCTGTTCACGAACGTTGACATAGGCGCCAGTAACCGGATCGACCCAGATCGTCCGGGTGTTGCTGTAATAAATCTGACCCGTGGTCGCCTCCGGGGCGAAAGCGCCCAGAAGTACCTGAATACTGTCCTCCGGGGTGTCGAGCGCCCTGTTCTCAATTCGCTGCTCGTAGCGGTACACCTCGATGCCCTTGACCGTCTCGGTGCCGACGAACGTCGCCGGAAGCGCTTCTTTGAGGTCGCGGTCGAAGACCTGGTAGTCCTTCTTCTCGGAGCTGAACGGGAACTTGTAGATTTGCCCCGAATAGCTCACGTTTCCCACGGGGATCTCGTCGCTGTCGTCCTGCTGGAGCCACTGCTCCTCCCATGGGGCCGCGGCAGCGGAGATCCGGTACAGGGCAAGTTGCGTACTGTACTGGGTGATCGGGCGCTGGGTGTCATCCCGCCTGACCGTCTGGTAGACGTCCCAGATCACCGCGTCGCCCTCGAGCTGCTCCGGCAACTTGTCCCTGGTGTCACCGGGGTTGGGAATGACCTCCACGGTGGACCGCAACGTGGCCCGCGGAACCTCGATTTCCACATTCGACTCATCGACGGCCGTGATCTGCAGGAACTCTGCGTCCGTCGCCTCTGCCACCAACACCGTTGGCTTGAGGTCGTAGGGGAGCTTGGTTATGGCGGGGGCTACGTAGAACGGCAACCCGACCGCGAAGACCAGAAACAAGACGCCGAGTCCGAAGAGCGCGGCACCCACACGAAGCTTCACTCATCCTCCTATGACGTCTGCCGCCCTACGACCTGTTGTCCGGGGCACACGATCCATAACATGGCGGGAGGTTACTCCCCGGTCAACATTAAAGCGAACCCCCTGGATGTCTAGATGTCCGCAACCGTTGCACCGAGTACGCCACGCCCTTCGGCCACCAGCCGCCTGCCCGCCCTCGACGCGCTACGCGCGATCGGCGCAGTGGCTGTCGTCGCTCACCACGTCGGATTCCACACCGGTGTCAGCCTGAACAGCCAGTGGGGCGGTTGGTTGGCGCGGATGGATGTCGGCGTCGCCGTCTTCTTCGTGCTCTCGGGGTTCCTGCTCTTCCGGCCGTGGGCCCTGAACGCCGCCACCGGCCTGCCCCGGCCACCCGTCGGGCGGTACTTCTGGCGGCGTGCCCTGCGGATCCTGCCGGCGTACTGGTTGACGGTGCTGGTCTGCCTGATCGTCCTGCCGCAGAACCGGCCGGCGGTGGCCGGCGACTGGCTGCACCACCTGACCTTCACCCAGATCTATCTACCTGATCAGCTTCGGCCCGGCCTCGGGCAGACCTGGAGCCTCGCCACCGAGGTGGCGTTCTACCTGATCCTGCCACTGGTCGCCGTGGGCGCCGTGGGCCGGACCTGGCGCCCCGTTCGCACCGTCGCGATCGTCTCCGGAGGCGTCCTGGTGACAGCCGGGTGGCTCACCCTGATGGGACTCGGCTGGATCGATACCGCCTTATACACCATGTGGCTTCCCTCGTACGCCGCCTGGTTCTGCGCGGGTATGGTCCTGGCGGTGGCGCATGTCGCCCTCCGCACCGGGACGGCGCCCGCCGCGCTGCGCGTACTCGACGACCTCGCCACCGCACCGATCTCCTGTTGGGCCGCGGCCGTGGGCCTGCTGGCGATCGCGACAACTCCCATCGCCGGTCCCCGTGACCTCGCCGAACCGACCGCCGCGGAGTTCGCCGTGAAGCTCACCCTCTACCTCGCGGTCGGAGTCCTGATCATGATCCCGGTGGCGTTCGGTGACCGGACGACCCGGGTCCACGAACTCTTCGGCAGCCCTCCTGCTCGGTGGCTCGGCACCGTCTCATACGGGCTGTTCCTCTGGCATCCGCTGGTGATCGAAGTGATCTACCTCCTGGACGACCGCCCACCGTTCACCGGTGATCTGCTCGGCACCTTCGCATTAACCATGGCGGGCGGGCTGGCGCTCGCGGCACTGAGCTACTACGGCGTCGAACGCCCGATCCAGACACGTGGCACCCGACACCGTCCCCATCCGGTCGAAACCCAGCCGGACAAATCACTGCCGGCGGTCAATTCCCCACATTGAACCGCATCGTCGCCGCAGGCATTGCCGCCCCGGACTCTCAGGCCCTAGTGTGACGCGCGTCGCTAGATTACTGGAGAGTAGGGATCACGTGGAGCGCTTCGCCGCAACCCCCGGACACGTGTTGTTCCTCAACTGGCGAGACACCCGCAACCCCGAAGGCGGGGGGTCCGAGGTGTACGTCGAGCGGATCGCCGCGGAGCTGATAATCCGCGGCTTCCGCGTCACGCTGTTCTGCGCCGCGCACCGTCAGGCACCCACCGACGAGATCGACGACGCCGGCATCCGGCTGGTGCGCCGCGGCGGACGCCACACGGTGTACCTGTGGGCCGCGCTCTGTTATCTGGCCGGCACCCTCGGGCTGGGCCCACTGTCCCGCCGGCACGGCGGCCGACCGGACATCCTCGTCGACGTCTGCAACGGGCTGCCCTTCCTGGCACCACTGTGGGCACGACGACCCGTGGTCAAGCTGATCCATCACATCCACCGGGAACAGTGGCCCGTGGTACTCCCACCATGGGCCGCCCGGTTCGGCTGGTGGATGGAGTCGTCATTCGCCGTACGCGTATACCGGCGCTGCCGCCACGTCACGGTCTCGGACGCCACCCGTCAGGAGTTGACCAACCTGGGTGTGCCCGCGGACCAGGTGTCCGTGGTGCACAACGGCACCCCGACGCTCCCTGCCACGGACGCGGAACGCGCACCGTTCCCACTGTTGGTCACGCTCAACCGGTTAGTCCCACACAAACGCGTCGAAGTGGCCCTGCGGGCGGTCGCCGCCCTCGCCGACGAGTTGCCCCAACTGCGGCTGGTCGTCGCCGGGCAGGGCTGGTGGAAGGGGCAGTTGCAGCAGGTCGCCAACGAGCTCGACATCACCGACCGAGTGGAGTTCCGGGGATTCGTGACGGAGGAGGAGAAAGCGGCCCTGCTCGCCTCGGCCTGGGTGGCACTGACCCCGTCCCTGAAAGAAGGGTGGGGCCTGACGATCGTGGAAGCTGGGTCCGCCGGCACGCCCACGGTGGCCTACCGGGCCGCGGGCGGCGTTGGTGAGGCAGTGGTGGACGGCCGCACCGGGCTGCTCGCCGACGACATCGACGACTACGTGGCGAAGGTACGTATCCTGCTCCAGGACGCCGGCATGCGGCAGGAGATGGGGGCAGCAGCTCGGCAGCACGCGGCGACCTTCACCTGGCAGGCTGCCGGCAGCCGCTTCGCATCCCTGTTGCGGAATGCCGAGTCGCCCCACCCGACGCGGCGGGGCGCCCCCTCCTAACCCCTGCCGCCGTAGACCTCGGGCTGGTAGGGGTCAGGCTCGTCGGCTCGCTCAGCCTCCCGCTGGAGGTTCTCGGCTTCGGTGACCGCCTCGGTTTCGGTAGCAGTCGTGGCAGCCGCAAGCCCGCCGACAGACAGGATTCCGAGCACCGCCGCCACCAGGCCGGAGACGACCAGGATCAGAGCTCTACGCATGTCAATCCTCCAATGCCAGGACGTGCGAGCGGACGTTACCACGCAGTAGGCCGTCGGCGTAGCGCCACAAGTGCAGCTACCACCACCACACCGGCGAGGCCCAGCGCCGCCACCACGGCCCACTGGCCCGGGGAGACGGCCACCGAGCGCGGCGGCACGGACGGATTGCGGTAGAGCGTGAGAAACATCCCCTGATACACGACCTCGAAACCAGCGAGGGTAGCCGGGTCCACCCGGTTCGCGCGATGGTGCTGCACCACCACCCAGCGCACACCCGTGACCGCGACCGGCCGTCCATCCTCGAGCAGCCCGCGGATCTCCCGCAGGCGGGGATTCTCACCGAGCACCGCGACGTCACCGACCCGTAGCGTGTCATCAGTCAGTACCGCCGCCGGCAGGTAACGAGGTGCCGGGTCCAGGACGATCCGTCCTGGATTCCACGAGTACGCGCGGTAGCCACTCAACGGCAGCGCCAGGACCTCTCCGCCTG
Protein-coding regions in this window:
- a CDS encoding DUF3068 domain-containing protein, translating into MKLRVGAALFGLGVLFLVFAVGLPFYVAPAITKLPYDLKPTVLVAEATDAEFLQITAVDESNVEIEVPRATLRSTVEVIPNPGDTRDKLPEQLEGDAVIWDVYQTVRRDDTQRPITQYSTQLALYRISAAAAPWEEQWLQQDDSDEIPVGNVSYSGQIYKFPFSSEKKDYQVFDRDLKEALPATFVGTETVKGIEVYRYEQRIENRALDTPEDSIQVLLGAFAPEATTGQIYYSNTRTIWVDPVTGAYVNVREQQRKELRPEAGPVTVLLDADFNYTDETVTSSVDTVKSNRLKIGLASLWGPIAAAILGLIALVVGLRLVIQGNGATGRHSAPSAAAADPASTKADE
- a CDS encoding acyltransferase family protein, producing the protein MSATVAPSTPRPSATSRLPALDALRAIGAVAVVAHHVGFHTGVSLNSQWGGWLARMDVGVAVFFVLSGFLLFRPWALNAATGLPRPPVGRYFWRRALRILPAYWLTVLVCLIVLPQNRPAVAGDWLHHLTFTQIYLPDQLRPGLGQTWSLATEVAFYLILPLVAVGAVGRTWRPVRTVAIVSGGVLVTAGWLTLMGLGWIDTALYTMWLPSYAAWFCAGMVLAVAHVALRTGTAPAALRVLDDLATAPISCWAAAVGLLAIATTPIAGPRDLAEPTAAEFAVKLTLYLAVGVLIMIPVAFGDRTTRVHELFGSPPARWLGTVSYGLFLWHPLVIEVIYLLDDRPPFTGDLLGTFALTMAGGLALAALSYYGVERPIQTRGTRHRPHPVETQPDKSLPAVNSPH
- a CDS encoding glycosyltransferase family 4 protein, producing the protein MERFAATPGHVLFLNWRDTRNPEGGGSEVYVERIAAELIIRGFRVTLFCAAHRQAPTDEIDDAGIRLVRRGGRHTVYLWAALCYLAGTLGLGPLSRRHGGRPDILVDVCNGLPFLAPLWARRPVVKLIHHIHREQWPVVLPPWAARFGWWMESSFAVRVYRRCRHVTVSDATRQELTNLGVPADQVSVVHNGTPTLPATDAERAPFPLLVTLNRLVPHKRVEVALRAVAALADELPQLRLVVAGQGWWKGQLQQVANELDITDRVEFRGFVTEEEKAALLASAWVALTPSLKEGWGLTIVEAGSAGTPTVAYRAAGGVGEAVVDGRTGLLADDIDDYVAKVRILLQDAGMRQEMGAAARQHAATFTWQAAGSRFASLLRNAESPHPTRRGAPS